In the Hordeum vulgare subsp. vulgare chromosome 7H, MorexV3_pseudomolecules_assembly, whole genome shotgun sequence genome, one interval contains:
- the LOC123410486 gene encoding probable histidine kinase 2, whose protein sequence is MAGEVGKWGSSLKHSWVLIPLVANGVIVVVVALAYSFISSNINDDAATAMDASLAHVAAGVQPLIDANRSAAVVAHSLQIPSNESSYFQYVGPYMVMALAMQPQVAEISYTSVDGAALTYYRGESGQPRAKFGIRLVLNEWRGASELRRMGVAMVCVVCAVVAVATLVCCLMARALWRAGAREAALEADLVRQKEALQQAERKSMNKSNAFARASHDIRSSLAAIVGLVEVSRPEAGSNTNLTYNLEQMEVGTNKLFDILNTILDMGKVESGKMQLEEVEFRMADVLEESMDLANVVGMSRGVEVIWDPCDFSVLRCTPTMGDCKRIKQILDNLLGNAIKFTHEGHVMVRAWANRPIMRSSVVSTPSRFTPRRRTGGIFRRLLGRRENRSEQNSRMSLQNDPNSVEFYFEVVDTGVGIPEEKRESVFENYVQVKEGQGGTGLGLGIVQSFVRLMGGEISIKEKEPGEAGTCFGFNIFLKVSEPPEVEEDLEQGRTPPSAFREPACFKGGHCVLLAHGDETRRILHTWMESVGMKVWPVTRAEFLAPTLEKARSAPGASPLRSASTSSLHGVGSGDFNSGTTDRCFSSKEMVTHLRNSSGMAGSHGGHLHLFGLLVIVDVSGGRLDEVALEAPTLARIKQQAPCRVVCLTDLKTPSEDMRRFKEAASVDLELRKPIHGSRLHKLLQVMRDLQANPFTQQQPYQLGAAMKELPAADETSELAEASEITPVAEPSEITPSVEASEIMPAAAAPAPQLGPANAGEGKPLEGMRVLLVEDTVLLQRIQKQMLTNLGATVELATDGSVAVAMFTKALEDANGVSESHVDTVAMPYDVILMDCQMPVMNGYEATRRIREEESRYGIRTPIIALTANSAEEGLQDAMEAGMDLHLTKPIPKPRIAQIVLDLCNQVQN, encoded by the exons ATGGCCGGAGAGGTTGGCAAGTGGGGCAGTTCCTTGAAGCATTCTTGGGTTTTAATCCCACTG GTTGCCAATGGAGTCATTGTGGTCGTAGTGGCCCTTGCGTACTCTTTCATCTCGTCCAACATAAACGATGATGCTGCGACCGCCATGGATGCGTCGCTGGCGCACGTCGCCGCCGGCGTGCAGCCTCTCATCGACGCCAACCGCTCGGCCGCCGTCGTCGCGCACTCTCTGCAGATCCCCAGCAACGAATCGTCTTATTTCCAATAC gtggggccatATATGGTCATGGCGTTGGCCATGCAGCCACAGGTGGCCGAGATATCATACACCAGCGTCGACGGCGCCGCGTTGACGTACTACCGCGGCGAGAGCGGCCAGCCGAGAGCCAAGTTC GGAATCCGTCTCGTGCTCAACGAGTGGAGAGGGGCATCCGAGCTCCGGCGGATGGGGGTGGCCATGGTGTGCGTCGTGTGCGCGGTCGTGGCGGTCGCGACGCTGGTGTGCTGCCTCATGGCGCGGGCACTGTGGCGGGCCGGGGCGCGGGAAGCAGCTCTGGAGGCCGACCTGGTGAGGCAGAAGGAGGCGCTCCAGCAAGCGGAGCGCAAGAGCATGAACAAGAGCAATGCCTTCGCGCGCGCCAGCCATGACATCCGTTCCTCGCTCGCCGCCATTGTCGGACTTGTCGAGGTTTCCCGGCCAGAGGCCGGGAGCAACACCAACCTCACCTATAACCTCGAACAGATGGAAGTCGGCACCAACAAGCTCTTCG ATATACTTAACACGATACTGGACATGGGCAAGGTGGAGTCCGGGAAGATGCAGCTGGAGGAGGTGGAGTTCAGGATGGCAGACGTCCTCGAGGAATCCATGGACCTGGCCAACGTCGTCGGCATGTCAAGAGGCGTCGAAGTGATCTGGGACCCCTGCGACTTCTCCGTGCTCCGTTGCACCCCCACCATGGGCGACTGCAAGCGCATCAAACAGATCCTCGACAACCTACTCGGCAACGCCATCAAGTTCACGCACGAAGGCCATGTCATGGTCCGGGCATGGGCCAACCGccccatcatgaggagctccgtggTCAGCACGCCGTCGAGGTtcaccccccgccgccgcacggGTGGGATCTTCCGGCGGCTGCTCGGGAGGAGGGAGAACCGCTCCGAGCAAAACAGCCGAATGTCCTTACAAAATGACCCGAATTCGGTTGAGTTTTACTTCGAGGTGGTTGACACCGGCGTGGGGATACCCGAGGAGAAGAGGGAGTCTGTGTTTGAGAACTACGTTCAGGTGAAGGAAGGGCAGGGTGGCACCGGGCTCGGGCTTGGAATTGTGCAATCCTTT GTTCGTCTGATGGGAGGGGAAATCAGCATCAAGGAGAAGGAACCAGGAGAAGCAGGGACGTGCTTCGGCTTCAACATCTTCCTCAAGGTCAGCGAGccgccggaggtggaggaggacctcgagCAAGGGAGGACGCCGCCGTCGGCCTTCAGGGAGCCCGCCTGCTTCAAGGGCGGGCACTGCGTCCTCCTCGCCCACGGCGACGAGACCCGCCGGATCCTGCACACATGGATGGAGAGCGTTGGGATGAAGGTCTGGCCCGTCACGCGCGCCGAGTTCCTCGCCCCGACCCTCGAGAAGGCGCGCTCCGCCCCGGGCGCTTCGCCGTTGAGGTCGGCGTCGACGTCGTCGCTGCATGGCGTCGGGAGCGGCGACTTCAACAGCGGCACGACGGACCGGTGCTTCAGCTCCAAGGAGATGGTCACCCACCTGCGGAACAGCAGCGGCATGGCCGGCAGCCACGGCGGGCACCTCCACCTCTTCGGCCTGCTCGTCATCGTCGACGTCTCCGGCGGGAGGCTCGACGAGGTGGCCCTGGAGGCGCCGACCCTGGCGAGGATCAAGCAGCAGGCGCCGTGCAGGGTCGTCTGCCTGACGGACCTCAAGACCCCCTCCGAGGACATGAGGAGGTTCAAGGAGGCGGCGAGCGTCGACCTCGAGCTGCGTAAGCCCATTCATGGCTCCCGGCTGCACAAGCTCCTCCAGGTCATGAGAGACCTCCAGGCCAACCCGTTTACACAGCAGCAACCGTATCAGCTCGGTGCGGCCATGAAAGAACTGCCGGCGGCTGATGAGACCTCCGAGCTGGCGGAAGCATCTGAAATCACGCCCGTGGCCGAGCCCTCTGAGATCACGCCCTCGGTGGAGGCGTCCGAGATCATGCCCGCGGCGGCAGCGCCGGCGCCCCAGCTGGGACCGGCCAATGCTGGAGAAGGCAAGCCGCTGGAGGGGATGCGCGTGCTGCTGGTGGAGGACACCGTGCTACTGCAGAGAATCCAGAAGCAGATGCTGACCAACCTCGGAGCAACCGTGGAGCTTGCCACGGATGGCTCCGTGGCCGTGGCCATGTTTACAAAGGCCCTCGAGGACGCAAATGGCGTCTCAGAGAGCCACGTAGACACAGTGGCCATGCCCTACGATGTCATCCTCATGGACTGCCAG atgcCGGTGATGAATGGCTATGAGGCGACGAGGCGCATCCGCGAGGAGGAAAGCCGCTACGGCATCCGCACCCCGATCATCGCGCTGACCGCGAATTCCGCGGAGGAGGGGCTGCAGGACGCCATGGAAGCAGGGATGGATCTTCACCTGACCAAGCCGATACCCAAACCGAGAATCGCACAGATTGTACTTGACCTCTGCAACCAAGTTCAGAACTAG